In the genome of Pirellulales bacterium, one region contains:
- a CDS encoding cysteine peptidase family C39 domain-containing protein yields MTPCQLIGPRRLRTTRAACVCGRLLVSASLVFLAGGDGGAVRAEAEVSLPAQAPPHWRSGPYCGVNAAYLFLKLSGRDDISFASIESQIPISVSGSSVLSVTNCLRNHGVDAVAVRATPKELYRVPKPAVALFEPDERVSFEPEGRRHFVVVTSANEAAVQYVDAASAMIQTRTAEEFIRSWSGVLVVQEGADHRFAVACALAAVAVPAVCVVLFASLRRYHARFLRGALLKRLGGD; encoded by the coding sequence ATGACGCCTTGTCAGCTAATCGGACCACGACGGCTGCGCACCACCCGTGCAGCCTGCGTGTGCGGCCGACTACTCGTTTCCGCATCATTGGTGTTTCTTGCTGGGGGCGATGGGGGCGCTGTTCGCGCGGAAGCGGAAGTATCCCTGCCAGCGCAGGCTCCGCCACACTGGCGATCCGGTCCTTACTGCGGCGTAAACGCGGCGTATCTTTTCCTGAAACTCTCTGGTCGCGACGACATCAGTTTTGCATCTATTGAAAGCCAGATTCCGATTTCCGTCTCGGGCAGCAGCGTCCTGTCCGTCACGAACTGCCTGCGGAATCATGGTGTCGATGCCGTGGCCGTGCGGGCCACTCCAAAAGAACTTTATCGAGTACCGAAGCCGGCAGTCGCGTTATTTGAGCCAGACGAGCGCGTGAGCTTCGAGCCGGAAGGGCGACGCCACTTCGTTGTCGTCACTTCCGCGAATGAGGCAGCAGTGCAGTATGTCGACGCAGCGTCCGCGATGATCCAGACACGTACCGCGGAGGAGTTTATCAGGAGCTGGAGCGGCGTCCTTGTCGTCCAGGAGGGTGCGGACCACCGTTTTGCCGTCGCGTGCGCCCTAGCCGCAGTGGCGGTGCCGGCGGTGTGCGTGGTTCTTTTCGCGAGCCTTCGCCGTTACCACGCGCGGTTCCTAAGAGGAGCTTTACTGAAGCGACTAGGCGGAGATTAG